From a region of the Pogona vitticeps strain Pit_001003342236 chromosome 7, PviZW2.1, whole genome shotgun sequence genome:
- the HIC1 gene encoding hypermethylated in cancer 1 protein — protein sequence MRVHADLACLADPTGIPGAAGMLEAADPSGHSRQLLLQLNAQRTKGFLCDVILVVQNALFRAHKNVLAASSAYLKALVVHDNLINLDQEMVSPAVFRAVLDFIYTGRLGPEGGGGGGGGGGEASPEGAEGASPASAEPSLGAVLAAASYLQIPDLVALCKRRLKRAGKYCPLRGGFSPFGKLARGLRAATPVIQSCYAAPARPGEPGAPPPPPPPPPPPLGSPHCGELYAAAAASHQGGLLHPPGLCPPERLCSPLCGLDLSKKSPEGPSPLLPPRPPSESRLRAAAAAAAAEARENASLPATPESAALLGGHPAFAEAPHLQGLSYRPAAPLLPPPTLLPPPPPPLGPPPRRRRRRSSSSPGREPLGRADLAPEFLYRWMKPEPYPDDEEEEEEADEEARGRRQKEGGLDPKAEASPGRRCFEGGPEDRECNSPSEETGGGSSGGGSPSPAGRSHSLERYLDYDDDPESLGGSNLYVCIPCGKGFPSSEQLNAHVEAHDEEEEEEEEGEGEEEEEEEELFRKEEGAAAAAGGGEAAGAGGTGGGSPFPERALPPPPMLPLPLPLPPPLPPPPPPSCPPGDLLRPYRCASCDKAYKDPATLRQHEKTHWLTRPYPCSICGKKFTQRGTMTRHMRSHLGLKPFACDACGMRFTRQYRLTEHMRIHSGEKPYECQVCGGKFAQQRNLLSHMKMHAAAAAAAAAAAAAAAASSSSSSSSSGGPEGKLAAAAAALDFPEGGVLAMARLGHPDKELLAHAVAHAAAAAAAAGAPHPHPHPFLADPKAALESLYLGLSPEKVAEMLAQGTAAHLHGNDHLARTIDRFSPP from the exons ATGCGCGTCCACGCGGACCTCGCCTGCCTGGCCGACCCCACGGGCATCCCAG GCGCCGCCGGGATGCTGGAGGCGGCGGACCCGAGCGGCCACTCCCGGCAGCTGCTGCTCCAGCTCAACGCGCAGCGGACCAAGGGCTTCCTGTGCGACGTGATCCTGGTGGTGCAGAACGCGCTCTTCCGGGCCCACAAGAACGTGCTGGCGGCCAGCAGCGCCTACCTCAAGGCCCTGGTGGTGCACGACAACCTCATCAACCTGGACCAGGAGATGGTCAGCCCGGCCGTCTTCCGCGCCGTCCTCGACTTCATCTACACCGGCCGCCTGGGCcccgagggcggcggcggcggcggcggcggcggcggggaggccAGCCCGGAGGGGGCCGAGGGCGCCTCCCCGGCCTCGGCCGAGCCCAGCCTGGGCGCCGTCCTGGCCGCCGCCAGCTACCTGCAGATCCCGGACCTGGTGGCCCTCTGCAAGCGGCGGCTCAAGCGCGCCGGCAAGTACTGCCCGCTGCGCGGCGGCTTCTCGCCCTTCGGCAAGCTGGCCCGGGGCCTCCGCGCCGCCACGCCGGTCATCCAGAGCTGCTACGCCGCCCCGGCCAGGCCGGGCGAGCCGGgggccccgccgccgcctccgccgccgccgcctccgccgctgGGCAGCCCCCACTGCGGGGAGCTctacgcggcggcggccgcctcGCACCAGGGGGGCCTCCTGCACCCGCCGGGCCTCTGCCCGCCCGAGCGCCTCTGCTCGCCCCTCTGCGGCCTGGACCTCTCCAAGAAGAGCCCCGAGGGGCCCTCGCCCCTGCTGCCGCCCCGGCCGCCCTCCGAGAGCCGCctgcgggccgccgccgccgccgccgccgccgaggccCGGGAGAACGCCTCGCTGCCCGCGACGCCCGAGAGCGCGGCGCTGCTGGGCGGCCACCCGGCCTTCGCGGAGGCGCCGCACCTCCAGGGCCTCTCCTACCGGCCCGCCGCGCCCCTCCTGCCCCCGCCGACCCTcctgccgcctccgccgccgcccctgGGCCCGCCGCCCCGCCGCCGGCGCCGccggagcagcagcagccccgGCCGGGAGCCCCTGGGGCGCGCCGACCTGGCCCCGGAGTTCCTCTACCGCTGGATGAAGCCCGAGCCCTACCcggacgacgaggaggaggaggaagaggcggacGAGGAGGCGCGGGGCCGGCGGCAGAAGGAGGGCGGCCTGGACCCCAAAGCCGAGGCCTCCCCGGGGCGCCGCTGCTTCGAGGGCGGGCCCGAGGACCGGGAGTGCAACAGTCCCAGCGAGGAGacgggcggcggcagcagcggcggcggctcccCATCGCCGGCGGGCCGGAGCCACAGCCTGGAGCGCTACCTGGACTACGACGACGACCCGGAGAGCCTGGGCGGGAGCAACCTGTACGTCTGCATCCCCTGCGGGAAGGGCTTCCCCTCCTCGGAGCAGCTCAACGCGCACGTCGAGGCGCACgacgaggaagaagaggaggaggaggaaggcgagggcgaggaagaggaggaggaggaagaactcTTCCGCAaggaggagggggcggcggcggcggcgggcggcggggaggcggcgggggcggggggcaCGGGCGGGGGCTCGCCCTTCCCGGAGAGGGCCCTGCCGCCGCCCCCGAtgctgcccctgcccctgcccctgcccccgccgctgcccccgccgccgcccccctcgTGCCCCCCGGGCGACCTGCTCCGTCCCTACCGGTGCGCCTCGTGCGACAAGGCCTACAAGGACCCGGCCACCCTCCGGCAGCACGAGAAGACCCACTGGCTGACCCGCCCTTACCCGTGCTCCATCTGCGGCAAGAAGTTCACCCAGCGGGGGACCATGACCCGCCACATGCGCAGCCACCTGGGCCTCAAGCCCTTCGCCTGCGACGCCTGCGGGATGCGCTTCACCCGCCAGTACCGGCTGACCGAGCACATGCGCATCCACTCCGGCGAGAAGCCCTACGAGTGCCAGGTCTGCGGCGGCAAGTTCGCCCAGCAGCGGAACCTCCTCAGCCACATGAAGATGCACGccgcagcggcggcggcggcggcggcagcggcggcggcggcggccgcctcttcctcctcctcctcctcctcctcgggcggCCCCGAGGGCaagctggcggcggcggcggcggcgctggacTTCCCCGAGGGGGGCGTCCTGGCCATGGCCCGCCTGGGCCACCCGGACAAGGAGCTGCTGGCCCACGCCGTGgcccacgccgccgccgccgccgccgccgccggcgccccccacccccacccccaccccttcctggcCGACCCCAAGGCCGCCCTGGAGAGCCTCTACCTGGGACTCAGCCCGGAGAAGGTGGCCGAGATGCTCGCCCAGGGCACCGCCGCCCACCTGCACGGGAACGACCACCTCGCCCGGACCATTGACCGCTTCTCGCCCCCCTGA